The following are encoded in a window of Qipengyuania soli genomic DNA:
- a CDS encoding GntR family transcriptional regulator has product MSRASDRAYSTIREMIMSGELAPGDALGEEALAERCGVSRTPVRDALRRLEADMLVARTDTQRSFVADWSLDDIADVFELRAMLEGHAARRAAERMDDGTLKALRSCNAELRQAVTTSPPDVDRFLERNREFHALILEMAGSRKLVSLLASVIEQPVVWRTAHHYGEEELRRSCGEHDELLAAFARRDGAWAETIMAGHIRRAFHAYADAHRGLTAIDSPARKRTA; this is encoded by the coding sequence ATGTCGCGGGCATCGGACAGGGCCTACAGTACTATCCGCGAGATGATCATGTCGGGTGAGCTCGCTCCGGGTGATGCCCTGGGCGAGGAAGCCCTGGCCGAGCGCTGCGGCGTTTCGCGCACACCGGTTCGTGATGCCTTGCGCCGGCTCGAGGCGGATATGCTCGTTGCGCGCACCGACACCCAGCGCAGCTTTGTCGCCGACTGGTCGCTTGACGATATCGCCGACGTTTTCGAACTGCGCGCAATGCTCGAAGGGCACGCCGCGCGTCGTGCTGCCGAGCGCATGGATGACGGCACGTTGAAGGCGCTGCGATCCTGTAATGCCGAGTTGCGTCAGGCGGTCACCACTTCTCCGCCGGACGTCGATCGCTTTCTTGAGCGCAATCGCGAATTTCACGCGCTGATCCTCGAGATGGCGGGATCGCGCAAGCTCGTCTCGCTGCTGGCTTCGGTCATCGAACAGCCGGTCGTCTGGCGCACGGCACATCATTATGGAGAGGAGGAGTTGCGCCGATCCTGCGGGGAGCATGACGAATTGCTCGCGGCCTTCGCCCGGCGGGACGGGGCTTGGGCTGAAACGATCATGGCCGGCCACATCCGCCGCGCCTTCCATGCCTATGCCGATGCCCACCGTGGGCTGACGGCTATCGACTCCCCGGCGAGGAAGCGGACGGCATGA
- a CDS encoding hydroxymethylglutaryl-CoA lyase, with the protein MTAEMYTSAVEMVEVSPRDGLQNEKQPVSTADKLELIARAIASGLRRIEVTSFVNPRAVPQMADAEAVCDGLPERDDVTYIGLVMNARGADRAIATGRIDQLGAVAVATDRFAMANQGQTSDGSVEASKQIISLARFAGLTGQATIAASFGCPFEGEVAEDRVVAMAAAIAEADPVEIALADTIGVGNPAHVASLVAKVRAAIGSIPIRVHFHNTRGTGLANVWAAIGAGATVVDASIGGLGGCPFAPGAAGNVATEDVSYMLERAGITTGLDLEALIETNRWLAGVMDKQLPAMVGKAGGFPRPAEHEEKETA; encoded by the coding sequence ATGACGGCAGAAATGTATACATCTGCCGTGGAGATGGTGGAGGTCAGTCCCCGCGACGGGCTGCAGAACGAGAAGCAACCCGTCTCGACTGCGGACAAGCTCGAACTGATCGCGAGGGCCATTGCGTCCGGTTTGCGGCGCATCGAGGTCACCAGCTTCGTTAACCCGCGTGCCGTGCCCCAGATGGCCGACGCGGAGGCGGTGTGCGATGGTTTGCCCGAGCGCGACGACGTGACCTACATCGGCCTCGTCATGAATGCCCGCGGTGCCGACCGCGCCATCGCCACTGGTCGGATAGACCAACTTGGAGCGGTTGCTGTTGCGACCGACCGCTTCGCCATGGCCAACCAGGGCCAGACCAGCGACGGTTCGGTCGAAGCATCGAAACAGATCATCTCGCTCGCGCGCTTTGCCGGACTCACCGGGCAGGCAACCATCGCGGCAAGCTTCGGTTGCCCCTTCGAAGGCGAAGTGGCCGAGGACCGCGTGGTGGCGATGGCGGCTGCCATTGCCGAGGCGGACCCGGTCGAGATTGCGCTCGCCGACACGATCGGCGTGGGCAATCCGGCGCATGTCGCCAGCCTCGTGGCGAAGGTGCGCGCAGCTATCGGATCTATCCCGATACGCGTCCACTTTCACAACACCCGAGGCACCGGCCTGGCCAATGTCTGGGCGGCGATCGGAGCGGGCGCAACGGTCGTCGATGCATCGATTGGTGGTCTCGGGGGCTGCCCCTTCGCTCCGGGAGCCGCCGGGAATGTCGCGACCGAGGATGTCTCCTACATGCTCGAACGTGCCGGCATAACGACCGGCCTAGACCTTGAAGCACTCATCGAAACGAACCGCTGGCTTGCGGGCGTCATGGACAAGCAATTGCCAGCAATGGTGGGCAAGGCGGGCGGCTTCCCGCGCCCTGCGGAACACGAAGAAAAGGAAACGGCCTGA
- a CDS encoding hydantoinase/oxoprolinase family protein translates to MRYRLGVDVGGTFTDLLLFDNETGNFWRHKTPSTPHDSSEGILNGVTVITGEAGVDPGEIEFFLHGTTVATNAVLEGKGARVGLITTEGYRDIMQIARSFVPGGLAAWIVWPKPQPLAALEDTVTVKGRMDADGKEVRPLDEAEVWAKLTQLRDAGVEAITVSLINAYVDGRHEKRIGEIAHEILQDVPVSLSHEVLPEMQEYERTLSTVANASVRPVVGKYVSNLRTKLHDAGVKGKLSLLRSDGGLMSSQKAEEHPVNILMSGPAGGVTGALWVAKNAGFKNILTLDVGGTSTDVALIENLEPRRVRTTEVGHLSVRASSLDVKTVGAGGGSIAYVPELTGALRVGPQSAGAVPGPVAYAKGGEQPTVTDANVVLGYLPEDLLGGSFKLDREGAKKAVQTIADALGIPLMDAARGIIDIVNENMFGALRMISVQQGYDPRHFALMGFGGAGPLHVNAVARLMGSWPAISPVSPGVLCALGDATTRMRTETARSFSRLATETDVEELVAILDDMAKQTRAELTNDGIPESQVTSEFEVDVRYAGQAFEVPLTIDQATLREKGIAGILERFDDEHRRLFTFNMDTPHEIVNLRAVALGEAPQLPAAELEKGNGDPSAAKIRDHTLWMDGREMAAVIYDRSRLKQADVIPGPAIVTEMDSTTLIENGCVATVDAVGNILINPAKEA, encoded by the coding sequence ATGCGTTACCGGCTTGGCGTCGATGTCGGCGGCACCTTCACGGACTTGCTGCTGTTCGACAATGAAACCGGCAATTTCTGGCGGCACAAGACGCCCTCGACCCCGCACGACAGTTCGGAGGGCATCCTCAACGGCGTGACCGTGATCACCGGTGAAGCGGGCGTCGATCCGGGCGAGATCGAGTTCTTCCTCCACGGAACGACGGTCGCGACAAATGCCGTGCTCGAAGGGAAGGGGGCCCGCGTCGGCCTGATCACGACCGAGGGCTATCGCGACATCATGCAGATCGCGCGCAGCTTCGTGCCCGGCGGGCTTGCTGCGTGGATTGTCTGGCCCAAGCCGCAACCGCTTGCAGCGCTGGAAGATACCGTCACGGTGAAGGGCCGCATGGACGCCGACGGTAAGGAAGTGCGCCCGCTCGACGAAGCCGAGGTGTGGGCCAAGCTGACGCAGCTGCGCGATGCCGGGGTCGAGGCGATCACGGTCAGCCTCATCAACGCCTATGTCGACGGTCGGCACGAGAAGCGCATCGGCGAAATCGCACACGAAATCCTTCAGGACGTCCCCGTCTCGCTCAGCCACGAGGTCCTGCCCGAGATGCAGGAATACGAACGGACGCTCTCGACCGTAGCCAATGCCTCCGTCCGTCCGGTGGTCGGCAAGTACGTCTCGAACCTGCGGACCAAGCTCCACGATGCGGGTGTGAAGGGCAAGCTCTCGCTGCTGCGCTCCGACGGCGGACTGATGAGCAGCCAGAAAGCGGAAGAGCACCCGGTCAACATACTCATGTCAGGACCCGCAGGTGGCGTGACCGGCGCGCTGTGGGTGGCGAAGAACGCAGGATTCAAGAATATCCTGACGCTCGATGTCGGCGGCACCTCGACCGACGTCGCCCTGATCGAGAACCTCGAGCCGCGCCGGGTGCGCACGACCGAGGTGGGTCACCTGTCGGTGCGCGCTTCTTCGCTCGATGTGAAGACCGTCGGCGCGGGTGGCGGCTCGATCGCCTATGTCCCCGAGCTGACCGGAGCCTTGCGCGTGGGGCCGCAATCCGCAGGTGCGGTGCCGGGACCGGTCGCCTATGCCAAGGGCGGCGAGCAGCCGACGGTGACCGATGCCAATGTCGTGCTCGGCTACCTGCCCGAGGACTTGCTCGGCGGTTCGTTCAAGCTCGACCGAGAGGGCGCGAAGAAGGCGGTCCAGACGATCGCCGACGCGCTCGGCATCCCGCTCATGGATGCGGCGCGCGGGATCATCGACATCGTCAACGAGAACATGTTCGGCGCACTCCGCATGATTTCGGTCCAGCAGGGCTATGACCCGCGGCACTTCGCGCTGATGGGCTTCGGCGGAGCAGGGCCGCTCCACGTCAATGCCGTGGCCCGTCTGATGGGAAGCTGGCCCGCGATCTCGCCCGTATCGCCCGGCGTGCTCTGCGCTCTCGGCGATGCCACGACGCGGATGCGGACCGAAACTGCGCGCAGCTTCAGCCGTCTTGCAACTGAAACCGACGTCGAGGAACTGGTTGCGATCCTCGACGACATGGCCAAGCAGACCCGCGCCGAGCTGACCAATGACGGCATCCCCGAAAGCCAGGTGACGAGCGAGTTCGAAGTCGACGTGCGCTATGCCGGACAGGCCTTCGAGGTCCCGCTGACCATCGACCAGGCGACCCTGCGCGAGAAGGGCATTGCCGGCATCCTCGAACGCTTCGACGACGAACACCGACGCCTTTTCACCTTTAACATGGACACCCCGCACGAGATCGTGAACCTGCGTGCCGTCGCGCTGGGCGAGGCCCCGCAACTGCCAGCCGCCGAGCTCGAGAAGGGCAATGGCGACCCCTCAGCCGCGAAAATCCGCGATCACACACTGTGGATGGACGGTCGCGAGATGGCCGCAGTGATCTACGACCGATCACGATTGAAACAGGCGGATGTGATCCCTGGCCCTGCCATCGTCACCGAAATGGATTCGACGACGCTCATCGAAAATGGCTGCGTCGCCACGGTCGATGCGGTCGGCAACATCCTCATCAATCCCGCGAAGGAGGCCTGA
- a CDS encoding hydantoinase B/oxoprolinase family protein: MPAQIIQQNAKPFDKIAIDPVTLDIIENALRNARIEMDATLVRTAMSPGIREQGDAFPLIADPDGKMIVGQFGSFIDGFLKGFDGTIEDGDMIFLSDPYSCEGAISHSNDWLVLLPVYKDGRLLAWTAMFGHQSDIGGKVAGSMPIDAKSIFEEGVRIPPVKIWKQGVYNEDLMKLVMHQTRKPDWCQADLNALIASCRVAANRVVEMANRFGDDVYVSATQELLARNHRAMKALIGMAVAEEPVSFEDYICDDGLGYGPYKIRCTMWREGDKVILDFDGTDPQSAASINFYLNENMFKMFFGIYMIMVFDPQILFNDGFYDLIEVRIPEGSLLKPKFPAALSGRTHALGRIFDILGGLLGQKTPEFLNAAGFSSSPHLFYSGWDNREGREGEWFQLFQIGFGGIPGRPLGDGPDGHSLWPGFTNVPNEFLERYFPMRIERYETEPDSGGAGLHRGGNGIHMTYRFLADGQIGIHDDRWFVPPWGVNDGLPGKRARKILERADGTTQIVGNKTDDIAVREGDQLHYITWGGGGWGDPLERDPELVGLEIRQGLVTPDGARDYGVVADTDGTVDASATETLRSQMRGARKGNKLFDYGPSIDELRANCEAETGLPAPIQPVWRNVPQAEAAE, encoded by the coding sequence ATGCCCGCACAGATCATCCAGCAGAACGCCAAGCCCTTCGACAAGATCGCCATCGACCCGGTCACGCTCGACATCATCGAAAACGCACTTCGCAACGCCCGTATCGAGATGGATGCGACGCTGGTGCGCACCGCCATGTCGCCCGGTATCCGCGAGCAGGGCGATGCCTTCCCGCTGATCGCCGATCCCGACGGCAAGATGATCGTCGGCCAGTTCGGTAGCTTCATCGACGGCTTCCTCAAGGGCTTCGACGGGACCATCGAGGACGGCGACATGATCTTCCTGTCCGATCCCTATTCCTGCGAAGGCGCGATCAGCCACTCGAATGATTGGCTGGTCCTGCTGCCGGTCTACAAGGACGGTCGCCTGCTCGCCTGGACTGCCATGTTCGGCCACCAGAGCGACATCGGCGGCAAGGTTGCCGGTTCGATGCCGATCGATGCCAAGTCGATCTTCGAGGAAGGCGTGCGCATCCCGCCGGTGAAGATCTGGAAGCAGGGGGTCTATAACGAAGACCTGATGAAGCTGGTCATGCACCAGACGCGCAAGCCCGACTGGTGCCAGGCCGACCTCAACGCGCTGATCGCCAGTTGCCGCGTCGCCGCCAATCGCGTGGTCGAGATGGCCAACCGCTTCGGCGACGACGTCTACGTCTCGGCGACGCAGGAGCTGCTCGCCCGCAACCATCGCGCGATGAAAGCGCTGATCGGCATGGCCGTGGCGGAGGAGCCGGTGAGTTTCGAGGATTACATCTGCGACGATGGCCTCGGCTACGGACCCTACAAGATCCGCTGCACCATGTGGCGCGAGGGCGACAAGGTCATCCTCGATTTCGACGGGACCGATCCGCAGTCGGCCGCGTCGATCAACTTCTATCTCAACGAGAACATGTTCAAGATGTTCTTCGGCATCTACATGATCATGGTCTTCGACCCGCAGATCCTGTTCAACGATGGGTTTTACGACCTGATCGAGGTTCGGATTCCCGAAGGCTCGCTCCTTAAACCGAAATTCCCGGCAGCCCTGTCGGGTCGCACCCACGCCCTCGGGCGTATCTTCGACATCCTCGGCGGACTATTGGGGCAGAAGACCCCGGAGTTCCTCAATGCCGCGGGTTTCAGCTCCTCACCGCACCTGTTCTATTCCGGGTGGGACAACCGTGAAGGCCGCGAAGGGGAGTGGTTCCAGCTGTTCCAGATCGGCTTCGGTGGCATTCCCGGCCGACCGCTGGGCGACGGTCCGGACGGGCACTCGCTGTGGCCCGGCTTCACCAACGTGCCGAACGAGTTCCTCGAACGCTATTTCCCCATGCGCATCGAACGCTATGAAACCGAACCCGACAGCGGCGGGGCGGGCCTGCATCGGGGAGGCAACGGCATCCACATGACCTACCGTTTCCTCGCGGACGGGCAGATCGGCATCCATGACGATCGCTGGTTTGTTCCGCCCTGGGGCGTGAACGACGGCCTGCCGGGCAAGCGCGCGCGAAAGATCCTCGAACGCGCTGATGGCACCACCCAAATCGTGGGCAACAAGACCGACGACATTGCGGTCAGGGAAGGCGACCAGCTCCACTACATCACTTGGGGCGGGGGCGGCTGGGGCGATCCGCTGGAGCGTGATCCCGAACTGGTTGGCCTCGAAATCAGGCAGGGCCTCGTCACTCCCGATGGTGCACGCGACTATGGTGTGGTCGCGGATACCGATGGCACTGTCGATGCCTCTGCGACCGAGACACTGCGCAGCCAGATGCGCGGAGCACGCAAGGGCAACAAGCTGTTCGACTACGGTCCCTCGATAGACGAGTTGCGCGCCAATTGCGAAGCGGAGACGGGCCTTCCCGCACCCATCCAGCCGGTCTGGCGTAACGTTCCGCAAGCGGAGGCAGCCGAGTGA
- a CDS encoding CaiB/BaiF CoA transferase family protein produces MTSASVGSLAGLRVVELGQLLAGPFCGQLLGDMGADVIKVEPPGKGDPMRDWGQGDEKVQWEVIARNKRSVTCNLRVPEGQALAKQLILTADVLVENFKPGTLEKWRLGPDVLLAEKPSLIIARMSGYGQDGPYSDRAGFGGIGEAMGGWRYVVGEPDRPPARMGISIGDTLCATYGTMGILAALHHRERTGEGQVIDTALYEAVLQVMEGLVPEYDYNGFIRERSGSILPGIAPSNVYTCKDGPFMIGANKDEIFARLAEAMGQPELASDPRYSTHLARGQHQTELDDLVNAWTSTLTIDEVDAAMIRHSIPAGRVYTAKDMLDDPHFQAREAIVEVETQTRGPIKMQNAFPKFSKTPSGIRRPAPAVPGQDNAVVYGDLLGLDPNGLDALKAQGVI; encoded by the coding sequence GTGACTTCGGCCTCAGTCGGATCCCTGGCGGGCCTGAGGGTGGTCGAACTTGGCCAGCTTCTGGCCGGGCCGTTCTGTGGTCAGTTGCTGGGCGACATGGGCGCCGACGTCATCAAGGTCGAGCCTCCGGGCAAGGGTGATCCGATGCGCGACTGGGGGCAGGGCGACGAGAAGGTCCAGTGGGAAGTCATCGCGCGCAACAAGCGCTCGGTCACCTGCAACCTGCGCGTGCCGGAGGGCCAGGCGCTGGCCAAGCAGCTGATCCTCACTGCCGATGTGCTGGTCGAGAATTTCAAGCCCGGGACGCTCGAGAAATGGCGACTGGGCCCAGATGTTCTGCTGGCGGAAAAGCCTTCGCTCATCATCGCGCGTATGTCGGGATACGGGCAGGACGGCCCCTATTCGGACCGTGCCGGCTTCGGCGGCATCGGTGAGGCGATGGGGGGCTGGCGCTATGTCGTCGGCGAACCGGACCGCCCACCGGCGCGCATGGGCATTTCCATCGGTGACACACTGTGTGCGACATACGGGACCATGGGCATCCTTGCGGCCTTACATCACCGCGAAAGGACCGGCGAGGGCCAGGTCATCGATACAGCGCTTTACGAGGCTGTGCTGCAGGTCATGGAAGGGCTGGTGCCGGAGTACGACTACAATGGCTTCATCCGCGAGCGTTCCGGCTCAATCCTCCCCGGCATCGCGCCGTCCAACGTCTACACCTGCAAGGACGGGCCTTTCATGATCGGTGCCAACAAGGACGAGATCTTCGCGCGCCTGGCCGAAGCGATGGGCCAGCCCGAACTGGCGAGCGATCCGCGCTATTCGACGCACCTCGCCCGCGGGCAGCACCAGACCGAACTGGACGACCTCGTCAACGCATGGACTTCGACCCTGACGATCGACGAGGTCGATGCGGCAATGATCAGGCATTCCATCCCTGCCGGGCGCGTCTATACCGCGAAGGACATGTTGGACGATCCGCATTTCCAGGCCCGTGAGGCGATTGTGGAGGTCGAGACGCAGACCCGTGGGCCGATCAAGATGCAGAACGCATTCCCGAAATTCTCGAAGACGCCCTCCGGCATTCGTCGCCCTGCTCCGGCCGTGCCCGGACAGGACAATGCCGTGGTCTATGGCGACCTTCTCGGCCTGGACCCGAACGGCCTCGATGCGCTGAAGGCACAGGGCGTCATCTGA
- a CDS encoding isochorismatase family protein yields the protein MADDGLAESYAQAFAGRLTPGQSPALLLVDMVEAYLQPDSPLYCETAPAAVESGARLLDAARKGGRPIVFTNVEYEPGGADGGLFYRKAPVLEVFQRGSPLGAFPAALTPREGEWVVTKQYPSAFFATGLAERLHEAGVDTLLIGGFSTSGCVRASALDALQHGFVPLVVTDACADRHPAPHEANLFDLQAKYAELVDSEFGASLLA from the coding sequence ATGGCGGATGACGGGCTTGCGGAAAGCTATGCGCAGGCCTTCGCGGGCAGACTGACGCCGGGCCAATCTCCGGCGTTGTTGCTGGTGGACATGGTCGAGGCCTACCTGCAGCCGGACAGTCCGCTTTATTGCGAGACGGCGCCTGCCGCGGTCGAGAGTGGCGCACGCTTGCTCGATGCGGCGCGCAAGGGTGGGCGCCCGATTGTGTTCACCAATGTCGAATACGAGCCCGGCGGGGCCGACGGTGGGCTGTTCTATCGCAAGGCCCCGGTCCTCGAGGTTTTCCAGCGCGGTTCGCCATTGGGCGCCTTCCCTGCTGCCTTGACACCGCGCGAGGGCGAGTGGGTTGTGACCAAGCAATACCCGTCGGCCTTTTTCGCGACCGGCCTTGCCGAACGGCTTCACGAGGCAGGCGTCGACACGCTTCTGATCGGCGGCTTTTCGACCTCGGGCTGCGTCCGTGCATCGGCACTGGACGCCTTGCAACATGGCTTCGTGCCGCTGGTCGTCACCGACGCCTGTGCCGATCGCCATCCCGCGCCGCACGAGGCGAACCTTTTTGACCTGCAGGCGAAATACGCCGAGCTGGTCGACAGCGAATTCGGAGCCAGTCTCCTGGCCTGA
- a CDS encoding enoyl-CoA hydratase-related protein → MSDFETIKTERNGSVLTITLNRPERLNACPPQMADEIFDAIRELGDARAVLIRGEGRAFCSGADLAARGERTMSGGDGAFHSLSRHYNPMVMALANLPVPVVSMVQGPAAGVGCSIALAADFVVAGKSGYFLQAFVNIGLVPDGGSSWLLPRLVGTAQATRMMMLGEKIHGEEAERIGLIYKCVEDDALEQTAKDLVEKLASGPTVALGLMKRTLREGLQLDFASTLAAEANTQRIAGGTNDAVEGGMAFLQKRKTNFTGS, encoded by the coding sequence GTGAGTGATTTCGAGACCATCAAGACCGAACGCAATGGGTCGGTGCTGACGATCACTCTCAACCGCCCCGAGCGGCTCAACGCCTGCCCTCCCCAGATGGCCGACGAGATCTTCGACGCCATCCGCGAGCTCGGCGATGCGCGCGCAGTCCTGATCCGTGGCGAAGGGCGCGCCTTCTGTTCTGGCGCCGACCTCGCCGCCCGCGGCGAACGGACGATGAGCGGCGGCGATGGTGCCTTCCACTCGCTCTCGCGCCACTACAACCCGATGGTCATGGCGCTGGCAAACCTGCCGGTCCCGGTGGTCAGCATGGTCCAGGGACCGGCGGCTGGTGTCGGCTGTTCGATCGCCCTTGCGGCCGACTTCGTGGTCGCCGGCAAGAGCGGCTATTTCCTCCAGGCCTTCGTCAATATCGGGCTGGTCCCCGATGGCGGTTCGAGCTGGCTCCTGCCGCGCCTGGTCGGCACGGCCCAGGCAACCCGCATGATGATGCTCGGCGAAAAGATCCACGGCGAGGAAGCCGAGCGGATCGGCCTCATCTACAAATGCGTCGAGGATGACGCGCTGGAGCAGACCGCGAAAGATCTCGTCGAGAAACTCGCCAGTGGTCCGACTGTCGCGCTCGGCCTGATGAAGCGTACTCTTCGTGAAGGCCTGCAGCTGGATTTTGCTTCGACGCTTGCGGCGGAAGCAAATACCCAGCGGATCGCGGGCGGCACCAATGACGCGGTGGAAGGCGGCATGGCCTTCCTGCAGAAGCGCAAGACCAACTTCACCGGCAGCTGA
- a CDS encoding acetyl-CoA acetyltransferase: MADIDPERVPVIVGVGQVNDRPQQPGDGLDPVGLMAEALRRADADAGGGLLADCDSLSVVAQLAWPQLSPVDGKVAEALGINPAHCMQTAMPNGDSPILLLHEAANRIGAGEAKICAITGGEALRTAGQLAAMKRAEGADKPNALRDASHRVRKGYAQGYGLVVPTDVYPLYENAGRTSYGQTLAEGQAESGVIWSLMSEVAADREGAWIRKPVSADDVVTPSESNRPIAFPYTKLQVANSSVNQGAGFIVTSLAEARRRGIPDDGLVYIGYGVAAHESGNFLNRDRYDASPSLATSIERTMELNGVKVEDLAHVELYSCFPCVPKMARRVLGWPLDRPSTVFGGLTFGGGPIGNYMSHAVVAMVEKLRCTADKGLLFANGGYATHNHTILLAGKPLPTVFPQDFDYQAEADQRRGPVPRLDEGYRGPATIETYTVFYDREGSPTKGVIVARTPEGDRTLACVPTEDAEAIGFLTDGKHEPVGTSGSIIDGPDELAIWKRA, encoded by the coding sequence ATGGCTGATATCGATCCGGAACGCGTACCCGTCATCGTCGGCGTCGGGCAGGTCAACGACCGACCCCAGCAACCGGGCGACGGGCTCGATCCTGTCGGTCTGATGGCCGAGGCGTTGCGACGCGCCGATGCCGACGCGGGCGGCGGATTGCTCGCCGATTGCGATAGCCTCAGCGTGGTTGCGCAACTCGCCTGGCCTCAGTTGAGCCCGGTCGATGGCAAGGTCGCCGAAGCACTCGGGATCAACCCTGCCCATTGCATGCAGACCGCCATGCCCAATGGCGACAGCCCGATCCTGCTACTCCATGAAGCCGCCAATCGCATCGGCGCAGGCGAGGCGAAAATCTGCGCCATCACCGGGGGCGAGGCGCTGCGAACTGCCGGCCAGCTCGCCGCGATGAAGCGCGCCGAAGGAGCAGACAAGCCCAATGCCCTTCGCGATGCCTCACACCGCGTCCGCAAAGGTTATGCGCAAGGGTACGGCCTCGTCGTCCCGACCGATGTCTATCCGCTTTACGAGAATGCGGGACGCACATCCTATGGCCAGACGCTGGCCGAAGGGCAGGCGGAGAGCGGCGTCATCTGGTCATTGATGAGCGAAGTTGCAGCGGACCGCGAAGGCGCGTGGATCCGCAAACCTGTTTCCGCCGATGACGTCGTGACACCAAGCGAATCGAACCGCCCGATCGCCTTCCCGTATACGAAGCTCCAGGTCGCGAATTCGTCGGTCAACCAAGGTGCCGGCTTCATCGTCACCAGTCTCGCCGAGGCGCGTCGGCGCGGGATTCCCGACGATGGGCTGGTATATATCGGTTATGGAGTTGCGGCGCATGAGAGCGGCAATTTCCTCAATCGCGACCGGTATGACGCCTCTCCCAGTCTCGCGACCTCGATCGAGCGAACAATGGAGCTCAACGGGGTCAAGGTCGAGGATCTCGCCCATGTCGAGCTCTACAGCTGCTTTCCCTGCGTGCCGAAGATGGCGCGACGCGTGCTGGGATGGCCACTCGACCGCCCTTCGACCGTGTTCGGCGGCCTGACGTTCGGCGGTGGCCCAATCGGCAACTACATGAGCCACGCCGTCGTGGCGATGGTCGAAAAGCTTCGCTGCACCGCAGACAAGGGCCTGCTCTTCGCTAACGGTGGCTACGCCACGCACAACCACACGATCCTGCTCGCCGGGAAACCGCTCCCGACCGTGTTCCCGCAGGACTTTGACTACCAGGCAGAAGCCGACCAGCGGCGCGGGCCCGTCCCTCGCCTCGACGAAGGCTATCGTGGTCCGGCGACCATCGAGACCTACACCGTGTTCTATGATCGGGAAGGATCGCCGACGAAAGGCGTGATCGTGGCAAGAACGCCCGAAGGCGATCGCACACTGGCATGTGTGCCAACAGAAGATGCCGAGGCGATCGGGTTCCTGACGGACGGAAAACACGAACCTGTCGGGACTTCCGGATCGATCATCGACGGCCCCGACGAACTGGCGATCTGGAAGCGGGCCTGA
- the yghU gene encoding glutathione-dependent disulfide-bond oxidoreductase: protein MADPTYTPPEVWTFDAENGGRFAAINAPTSGARSEKELPVGEHDFQLYSLATPNGVKATVMFEELLEAGFADAEYDAWTVNISDGSQFGSGFVDLNPNSKIPTMLDKSGPEPVRVFESGAILLHLAEKFGAFLPTDHTRAEVLSWLFWQVGSAPFIGGGFGHFYAYAPEKYEYPINRYAMETKRLFDVADKRLAQSEYLGGKDFTIADMATWPWLAPFVVGGIYGEARKFLSIHEYTHVERWVKQIAERPGVRRGRIVNKAWGEEDEQLLERHSAADFEGKKF from the coding sequence TTGGCCGACCCAACCTATACTCCCCCCGAAGTCTGGACCTTCGACGCCGAAAACGGCGGTCGTTTCGCAGCAATCAACGCCCCGACTTCGGGCGCAAGGTCCGAGAAGGAACTTCCGGTCGGTGAGCACGATTTCCAGCTCTATTCGCTGGCGACGCCCAATGGCGTGAAGGCCACCGTCATGTTCGAGGAACTGCTCGAAGCGGGATTTGCGGATGCCGAATATGATGCCTGGACGGTCAATATCTCCGACGGCAGCCAGTTCGGCTCGGGCTTCGTCGACCTCAACCCGAACTCCAAGATTCCTACAATGCTCGACAAGAGCGGTCCCGAGCCGGTTCGCGTTTTCGAAAGCGGCGCTATCCTGCTGCACCTCGCCGAGAAGTTCGGGGCATTTCTCCCGACCGATCACACGCGCGCCGAGGTCTTGAGCTGGCTCTTCTGGCAAGTCGGCAGCGCACCGTTCATCGGCGGCGGCTTCGGGCATTTCTATGCCTACGCACCGGAGAAATACGAATACCCAATCAACCGCTACGCCATGGAAACCAAGCGTCTTTTCGACGTAGCCGACAAGCGTCTCGCCCAGAGCGAATATCTCGGCGGCAAGGACTTCACGATCGCAGACATGGCGACGTGGCCATGGCTCGCCCCCTTCGTCGTAGGCGGTATTTACGGCGAAGCGCGCAAGTTCCTCTCGATCCATGAATACACCCACGTCGAACGCTGGGTGAAGCAGATCGCCGAGCGTCCCGGTGTTCGCCGCGGGCGGATCGTGAACAAGGCCTGGGGCGAAGAGGACGAGCAGCTGCTCGAACGCCATTCGGCCGCAGATTTCGAAGGCAAGAAGTTCTGA